Below is a window of Camelina sativa cultivar DH55 chromosome 11, Cs, whole genome shotgun sequence DNA.
CATATGGAAGCAAAGAGTCATTGCAAATTGCAttttggtgatggtgatgatgatgaagatgctgAACTAGAAGAGTTCTATGACTACAACAGCAggtttttttaactctcttctATCTCTGTGATTAATCTTGTTTTTACCTCTGTTCTTTTTATGCCAAATCTTAATGCACCTTCCTttggaaattttaaattgaGCAGCTATGTTGATGAAGCTGGAAAGCAGGTTGTTGTATCTGGTGAAACAGACAACACTGTAGAACTTGTTGGTGGTTCTGAGCTCGTGATCACAGAGAAATCTGAGAATGCAACAACGTCTAAAACTCTCGGGTCTCGTGAATTCATGCGTTACTACAGACAGAAGCCACCCCCAACTTCTCAAAACAGCAACCAGATAGTTGCCTCTTTATCTTCAAGGTTTTTTTCTCCTCCAAACCTATTATTCTAGATAATCAGCTAGTTAATCTGACTAAGGTTATTCCCACAAATTGTAAATTCTTAGGTACAAGAGCCTGGGTCTGAAGACACTACCAACAAAAGAGGAGACATTGAGGATGAAAGTGCGTAAGGATATGAGCCAGAGAGGTGAGACAACACGTACAAAGATCGGAGTGAAGAGTAATGTCATAAGAAACTTGCCCAATAACGTCCCATATTAGTTCTGAGTTTGTGCCACTTATTCTCTTGTGCTGGATTGTATGATGATTACATGTACTTTGACCAAGTTGTGTTGGTACTTGGTAATAAGAGATTAAGAGTAACTAAACAAAATGTGTTCACAGAAATAGTATAAATGTTACAATTGCTGCACGAATGTCGACTTTTGATTTACGTCTCTCAATATCTACATTGTTCAAAGATGcatgtaaaacaaagaagacaaagggtactaaaatgttcaaaaaaggctttttgttttcttttgtacaaAAGGTTGGGACTGCGAGTAAATGTCACAAGACaaacctacaataaaatttatctgtagaaagaaaaagaagagagaggtcCAAAACCAAGAACGCTGGCTACGAATAGGCTTTTCTGCGTCATTTGTTTCGCTTCATTTTCCATCTGACAGAGAAAGTTGGAAAAGAAACATAAGACATTGACAAGAAGATGTAAAACTGAAAGCAAAGGAAACAGAAAAGTTGATACCTAATTCTCATAGAAGCGGGTTCGACGCCTTCTCGAACTGTAAATCAGAGAGAATAAGGGCATTAATAAGCAAGGTCTCTTAATTaactatcatatatatatagcacaAGAAAGATACTAATATGCCAAAGATAATCACAACAATAGGACCTGCTAAGctaattcatcatcattcaattCATAAGGTGCCTATTAACCTGACTCTCTGGTAAAAAGCCTCTAATATCAATGCATGATAAATCATAAAGTATATGAAAGgaagaatgtatatatatctctgCAGCtgcaatgataaaaaaaatagtgttgTAAAGCAATAGATGATTCTGACCTTTGGTGGATAGAGCTACTTCTGTTAGCTCCAGTGGTGCTGATGAACTCGTCATCGATCTCATCTACTCTATACTCCGGGAACTCTATGGATGCTACAGAGCTGTCATCAGAGTTGGAGTTATCATAACTAGAGCGGCGGCTCCCTCTCCTGCTCTCGCTcattcttgatcttcttcgaTTCCTGGCATTCCTGATATTGTCAAACATCTGATAGAGAATACAAGAGGTCCACCAGTTTCCTTCATTGTTAGGAACATCTTCGAACTCATCACCTGTGTCATCGTCTCCGTATTCGATCACATAGTCCCCTAAAACCACTCCTCTGGGGACTTCAGAGTGAATTGTGCTCAAGACGTCGATTATTTCAGAAGACTGCTGGAAGTTTTCCCAGTCAAGCTTTCGTGCAGGATCAATCTCTGAAGGGCGAGAATCAGGATGCTCAGACAGAGCATGTTTTCGAAGCTCCAAGTAAGTACCCATAAACCTGCATCGTTCTTCCTCACAGCAACGCTTCTTCTCATCAAGACGGAGACGAGCTTCTTCAACAACAAGCCAGCCAGTAACTTCTCCTCTACAGAGAGGACACACAGGTTTGCAAGTCTCTTCTAAAACCTTGGAGCGAGGCTCATCAGGATGTGGAGGTGATTCAGTACCACAGGCGCTAATGAAACGATCCAAACAGTTGGAGAGAAGGTGATCAGTGTTGCAGACAAAAGCACGGCAACCGTTTCCGAAAGAAGAGCACTGGAGAAGGACACCGTTGTGAgggaaatccaaacaaatgGGACAAGtcaaatcatccaaattgaTAGTCAACTGAAGCTCTTGGCTAGAAAAGGTCTTTGCTTGAAGCCGCTTTTCACAAACATGTTCCAGAgccatttataaataaaagttcCAAACTTTTTGATTAATTCTCTCCTAGATACGATCCTCAAATGTATTCCAACTTATGAGGAAGAAGTGAAAAGTTATCAGAATCTGAGTCCCATAGATGGAAGAAATCATATCATCGTGGAATCTGTTACTCGATGTAGCCTGCTTGCTGCACATGCAATGTAAAACGAGACTGATCAAACATCCAAAAATCACAAATCTGCAAGTAGGAAGACATGTAAAAAGACAATTCGAGATAAAAGAGGGCTTTCTCAGAAACCAAATCCGGTGAAAACGCTTGGTACCCAAAAAAGAGAGTCGGAttcaaaaactgaaacaaaattcTATGGAAACCCGATC
It encodes the following:
- the LOC104721697 gene encoding uncharacterized protein LOC104721697, with protein sequence MALEHVCEKRLQAKTFSSQELQLTINLDDLTCPICLDFPHNGVLLQCSSFGNGCRAFVCNTDHLLSNCLDRFISACGTESPPHPDEPRSKVLEETCKPVCPLCRGEVTGWLVVEEARLRLDEKKRCCEEERCRFMGTYLELRKHALSEHPDSRPSEIDPARKLDWENFQQSSEIIDVLSTIHSEVPRGVVLGDYVIEYGDDDTGDEFEDVPNNEGNWWTSCILYQMFDNIRNARNRRRSRMSESRRGSRRSSYDNSNSDDSSVASIEFPEYRVDEIDDEFISTTGANRSSSIHQSSRRRRTRFYEN